One part of the Salinivirga cyanobacteriivorans genome encodes these proteins:
- the ccsA gene encoding cytochrome c biogenesis protein CcsA, which yields MWYYFEFFALLSAGLWGLALLFSLLMKKSLVKRLVEVFSIIGFLSLLAFIVLLWINLQRPPMRTLGETRLWYSFFLFIIGFVVYKRWNYPWFLSYSMFLALVFVLLNLLKPETHSKTLMPALQSVWFVPHVIVYMIAYAFLGVSSLIGFKALLDRHRNRSITNLLQLADNIVYIGFGFLTLGLIFGALWAKEAWGHYWTWDPKETWAFITWAVYMLYMHLRYHKPHKTAQHTRWLAFAFLILLIAWFGINFLPAAQSSVHVYS from the coding sequence ATGTGGTATTATTTTGAATTTTTCGCACTTCTGAGTGCTGGTCTATGGGGACTGGCTTTGTTGTTTTCCCTTTTAATGAAAAAAAGTTTAGTCAAACGTCTTGTGGAAGTATTTTCAATTATTGGATTTCTTAGTTTATTGGCTTTTATTGTGTTATTGTGGATTAATCTACAAAGGCCACCAATGCGCACACTGGGTGAAACCCGGCTGTGGTACTCGTTTTTCCTGTTTATAATTGGATTTGTGGTTTATAAAAGATGGAATTATCCATGGTTTTTATCCTATAGCATGTTTCTGGCTCTGGTTTTTGTTTTACTTAATTTGTTAAAACCAGAAACACACAGTAAAACACTTATGCCGGCTTTGCAAAGTGTATGGTTTGTTCCACACGTAATTGTTTATATGATTGCGTATGCCTTCCTGGGTGTTTCTTCATTAATAGGCTTCAAAGCTCTACTTGACCGGCATCGCAACAGGTCAATAACCAATCTTTTACAACTAGCTGACAATATTGTGTATATTGGTTTCGGGTTTCTAACACTGGGATTAATATTTGGTGCTTTATGGGCAAAAGAAGCCTGGGGGCACTATTGGACCTGGGACCCAAAAGAAACCTGGGCATTTATAACCTGGGCTGTTTACATGCTTTATATGCATTTACGATACCATAAACCACATAAAACTGCTCAACACACAAGGTGGCTTGCATTTGCTTTCCTAATTCTTTTAATTGCCTGGTTTGGAATTAATTTTTTACCCGCTGCTCAATCGAGTGTGCATGTATATTCGTGA
- a CDS encoding D-alanine--D-alanine ligase yields the protein MKINVALISGGYSKEDVVSFNSAKEIAKSIDKSRFNVYQVLINREKWVYIDNQNVEFEVDKNDFSVKVHKNRLKFDVAFITIHGAPGEDGRLQGYFDMIGMPYTTCDAFTSALTFNKVATKRYLQMLGVHTAPYIFLKKDDRYDVEQIVEDLGLPLFVKPNAGGSSFGITKVKAISELKNAINAAFDEDGEILIESFIEGTEVTCGLIKTREKALLLPATEIVSKNEFFDYDAKYNGEADEITPARITKTEMNAVQQLSSQIYDWLSCHGIVRIDYLMKDDRLYLIEVNTVPGMSAASIVPQQAEAYGMTTTELFSMAMDDAIQRAQGK from the coding sequence ATGAAAATCAACGTGGCACTTATTTCTGGAGGTTATTCCAAGGAGGATGTGGTCTCTTTTAACAGTGCAAAAGAGATTGCAAAAAGTATTGACAAGTCAAGGTTTAACGTCTACCAGGTTTTAATTAACCGTGAAAAATGGGTTTATATCGATAATCAGAACGTGGAGTTTGAGGTAGATAAAAATGATTTTTCAGTAAAGGTGCATAAGAATCGGCTGAAATTCGATGTGGCTTTTATCACTATTCACGGAGCCCCGGGAGAGGATGGCCGGTTACAGGGTTATTTTGATATGATTGGGATGCCATACACAACCTGCGATGCATTTACATCTGCTTTAACATTTAATAAAGTTGCAACTAAACGTTACCTCCAGATGCTGGGTGTGCATACTGCGCCCTATATTTTCCTCAAAAAAGATGATAGATATGATGTAGAGCAGATAGTAGAAGATTTAGGGCTTCCACTGTTTGTTAAACCCAATGCCGGTGGGAGTAGTTTTGGTATAACAAAAGTAAAAGCGATTAGTGAGTTAAAGAATGCTATAAATGCAGCCTTTGATGAGGATGGGGAAATACTTATAGAGTCTTTTATTGAGGGCACAGAAGTAACCTGTGGTTTGATCAAAACAAGGGAAAAAGCCCTGCTGCTTCCGGCAACTGAAATTGTAAGTAAAAATGAGTTTTTCGATTATGATGCAAAATACAATGGAGAAGCTGACGAAATAACACCTGCGCGCATTACTAAAACTGAGATGAATGCTGTGCAGCAACTCTCTTCACAAATATACGACTGGTTGAGTTGCCACGGAATTGTGCGTATTGACTACCTCATGAAAGACGACAGGTTATACTTAATTGAAGTAAATACTGTGCCTGGTATGAGTGCTGCGAGTATCGTACCACAACAGGCAGAAGCC